A single genomic interval of Helianthus annuus cultivar XRQ/B chromosome 6, HanXRQr2.0-SUNRISE, whole genome shotgun sequence harbors:
- the LOC110941190 gene encoding berberine bridge enzyme-like 4 has protein sequence MMSSRLTCSVFLLVLSLSFCVSFGASPYISEDFITCLQSKTNNVTTFSQLIFTPVNSTYLPVWQAAADSIRFDNPNIRKPSVIVTPTIETQIQAALFCAKKHGYEMRIRDGGHDFEGLSYTVDVPFVMLDLVNMRAIDVNVANRTAWVQGGALLGELYYIISQKTDTLYFPAGIWAGVGVSGFLSGGGYGNLLRKYGLGADNVLDVRFMDVNGNILDRKSMGEDLFWAIRGGGASSFGIVLAWKLRLVPVPERVTLFTVNITLEQGATDIFYKYQYVLPKFNRDLQMRVQLNTENVGNTAKKTVRMLFNGIYQGRIDTLLPLLDQGFPELNVTREICEEVRMVQTTLQFGGFTTSTPTEILANRSAIPKVSYKGKSDYVRTPIPKSGLRKLWRKMFENDNSQTLFMYTFGGKMEEYSDTALPYPHRAGVLYQVFKRVDFMDQPSDKTAISRRRVAWLRSFDKTLEPYVSKNPREAYSNYNDLDLGVGSATYEEASVWGERYWKKENFKKLIGIKAKVDPHNFFKHPQSIPVFSIHL, from the coding sequence ATGATGAGCTCTCGACTAACTTGTTCAGTGTTCCTCTTAGTTCTCTCTCTTTCCTTTTGTGTTTCATTTGGAGCATCACCCTACATTTCCGAAGATTTCATAACCTGTCTTCAATCCAAAACCAACAATGTCACCACCTTTTCTCAACTCATCTTCACCCCGGTTAACTCTACTTACTTACCGGTTTGGCAAGCTGCAGCCGACAGCATTCGGTTCGACAACCCCAACATTCGTAAACCCTCAGTCATTGTTACTCCCACCATCGAAACGCAGATCCAAGCTGCTCTTTTCTGCGCCAAGAAACACGGGTACGAAATGCGGATCCGGGATGGGGGGCATGACTTCGAGGGCCTCTCTTACACCGTGGATGTTCCGTTTGTCATGCTTGATCTCGTCAACATGAGGGCTATAGACGTCAACGTTGCAAACAGGACTGCATGGGTCCAGGGTGGCGCTTTGCTTGGTGAACTCTACTACATTATTTCTCAGAAAACCGACACCTTGTATTTTCCGGCTGGTATTTGGGCTGGCGTGGGTGTTAGCGGGTTCTTGAGCGGTGGTGGGTATGGAAACCTGTTGAGGAAATACGGGCTCGGTGCTGATAATGTTTTGGATGTTCGTTTCATGGATGTCAATGGAAATATTCTTGATAGAAAATCGATGGGCGAAGATTTGTTTTGGGCGATTCGTGGCGGCGGTGCTTCCAGTTTCGGAATTGTTCTTGCATGGAAGCTGAGGTTGGTTCCAGTCCCGGAAAGAGTTACTCTTTTCACGGTGAATATAACTCTGGAGCAAGGTGCAACGGATATATTCTATAAATATCAATACGTGTTACCAAAATTTAATCGTGATTTACAAATGAGAGTTCAACTTAACACCGAAAATGTAGGCAACACCGCCAAGAAAACCGTTCGAATGTTGTTTAATGGTATTTATCAGGGTCGTATCGACACACTGCTCCCATTGTTGGACCAAGGTTTCCCAGAGCTCAATGTGACACGAGAAATTTGCGAAGAAGTACGAATGGTCCAGACCACCCTTCAGTTTGGAGGCTTTACCACCTCGACCCCAACCGAGATTCTTGCGAACCGATCAGCCATCCCCAAGGTGAGCTACAAAGGAAAATCAGACTATGTGCGGACTCCGATCCCCAAAAGCGGGCTCAGAAAACTCTGGAGAAAGATGTTTGAAAACGACAACTCACAGACTCTCTTCATGTACACATTTGGTGGGAAGATGGAGGAGTACTCAGATACAGCACTTCCGTATCCGCATAGAGCTGGGGTGTTGTACCAGGTGTTCAAGAGGGTGGACTTTATGGATCAGCCTTCCGACAAGACTGCGATATCGCGCAGACGGGTAGCATGGCTCCGAAGCTTTGACAAGACTTTGGAACCGTACGTATCCAAGAACCCGAGGGAGGCGTATTCGAACTACAATGATCTTGATTTGGGCGTTGGAAGTGCTACTTATGAAGAAGCAAGTGTTTGGGGAGAGCGGTACTGGAAAAAAGAGAATTTTAAGAAGTTGATTGGAATCAAGGCTAAAGTTGATCCTCATAATTTCTTTAAGCACCCACAAAGTATACCAGTTTTCTCTATACATCTCTAA
- the LOC110943554 gene encoding tetrahydrocannabinolic acid synthase, translating into MELNMDNSQTLFMYTFGGKMEEYSDTALPYPHRAGVLYQVFKRVDFMDQPSDKTAISRRRVAWLRSFDKTLEPCVSKNPREAYSNYNDLDLGVGSATYEEASVWGERYWKGENFKKLIRIKAKVDPHNFFKHPQSIPVFSTHLEICRRKFGFT; encoded by the coding sequence ATGGAGTTAAATATGGACAACTCACAGACTCTCTTCATGTACACATTTGGTGGGAAGATGGAGGAGTACTCAGATACAGCACTTCCGTATCCGCATAGAGCTGGGGTGTTGTACCAGGTGTTCAAGAGGGTGGACTTTATGGATCAGCCTTCGGACAAGACTGCGATATCGCGCAGACGGGTAGCATGGCTCCGAAGCTTTGACAAGACTTTGGAACCATGCGTATCCAAGAACCCGAGGGAGGCGTATTCGAACTACAATGATCTTGATTTGGGCGTTGGAAGTGCTACGTATGAAGAAGCAAGTGTTTGGGGAGAGAGATACTGGAAAGGAGAGAATTTTAAGAAGTTGATTCGAATCAAGGCTAAAGTTGATCCTCATAATTTCTTTAAACACCCACAAAGTATACCCGTTTTCTCTACACATCTTGAGATATGTAGAAGAAAGTTCGGTTTCACTTAA
- the LOC118479764 gene encoding uncharacterized protein LOC118479764 gives MARLNTEGTIVTTAMEHDVERKAIKSVCGRAKTIQSAWEVGDGPVLRKKDNWMKSAVESSQRDSTKNEDLRNEVTELKEELKQSNEKYERVTEFLSRKYPDFESTISTNDAGEDDGLNGLHNESDNTI, from the coding sequence ATGGCTAGATTGAATACCGAAGGAACCATCGTTACTACTGCTATGGAACACGACGTGGAGAGAAAAGCCATCAAAAGTGTATGTGGCAGGGCTAAAACAATACAATCAGCATGGGAGGTAGGTGATGGTCCTGTGTTAAGGAAAAAAGATAACTGGATGAAATCGGCAGTCGAATCTTCTCAACGAGATTCCACTAAGAACGAAGATTTGAGAAATGAGGTTACTGAACTCAAGGAGGAATTGAAACAGAGTAACGAAAAATACGAAAGAGTGACAGAGTTCTTGAGCCGAAAATATCCAGATTTCGAGAGCACGATATCTACAAATGATGCTGGTGAAGATGATGGTTTGAATGGACTACACAACGAAAGTGACAACACTATCTAG